The Candidatus Zixiibacteriota bacterium genome includes the window TCTTTGATTTTGCGCTGACTTCTGGTCTTGATACGTTTGATGACTTTGAGCATGATAATTACTGACAGCACGAGGACGTACACCAACCACAAATCGTGTTCTGTTGGTGCGCGGGGATATACACCAACCAATATTCTATGACTAAATCTCACCTGCCAGTTCGACAATGCGCTTGTACGGAATCGCGATCCAGCTCTCTGCCGAAAATGCGCCGTTGGCCATGCTGATCATCGAGACTTTGGCAGCTGTCTCCTCATCGGGAGCTTCATAGATGTCACAGAAATCATAAGAACCGAGCAGGGCGTAGTGAGCGAGAAATTTCACCTCGGGACATTTTTCCCTGACCTGTTCCAGCCAGCTCTTGCCGATTGTTTCGCGGTCCTTTATCTTCGCTGCGACCTCTGGCGACAGTTTCGTCATCAGCATAAATGTCTTCATTTGAACACCTCCGTTAATTTCGATCTATTAGTATGACCAATTGGTCGTTACTTATCGAGAGGTCATCCCTGATGTACATTCGAGTTGTTGCTACCTGATGGACTCACTAGTAAATGTAGCACACGATTCGGGAGTTGTGAAGAAAAAACTGACGATGAGGGACTGCAGTGGAATGGAATCGTCAGAAGTCTTGTCTGCCCTGAAGCGCTTTGGTAAGGGTGTTCTGATCGGCGTATTCGATGTCGGATCCGATCGGCAGGCCGCGCGCGATCCGCGTGACTCTGATTTTTAGCGGTTTGACGAGTCGAGAGACATAGACGGCTGTGGCCTCGCCCTCGACATTAGGATTGGTTGCGATTATTACCTCTTTGATCTCGTCTTTCAGTCGCGAAACAAACTCTTTGAATCTAAGTTGCTCAGGGCCGATGCCGTCGAGAGGGGAGAGGGCACCCTGAAGGACGTGGTACAATCCTCGGTACTCGCCGCTTTTCTCGATCGCCAGGATGTCGTTGGCTTCTTCGACGACGCAGATTGTCGTATTGTCCCGTTTGGGATCGGTACATATAGCGCACGGGTCGGTCTCGGTGATGTTGGAGCAGATCGAGCAGCGGACGATTTTTTCCTTAACATCGACAATCGCCCTCGCCAGACTTCTGGCATCCTCTTTCTTCATCTTGAGAATCCAGAATGTAAGTCTCTGGGCGGTCTTGCGACCTATGCCGGGAAGCTTCGACAGCTCTCCGATCAGCTTCTCAACCGATTGTGCTGACTTGAACATAATAGTTAGAACGGCAAATTCATGCCGGGGATTTTCATGCCACCGGTTATTGCGGCCATTTTCTCGGCAGCAAGTTCCTGTGCATTCTGCTGAGCCTGATTGACTGCTGCAACTATCAGATCCTCGAGCATCTCAACGTCTTCGGGGTCCACGACTTCTTTTTCTATCTTGACCTGAACGATCTCCTGCTTACCGTTGGCGATCACTTTTACCATGCCGCCGCCTGAAGTTCCCTCGATGCGCTCCTCTTCGAGCTCGGCCTGGATCTCTTCCATTTTGGCCTGCATCTTCTGAACCTGTTTCATCATATCGCCTAAACCTTTACCCATTGTTTGCTCCTTTGGGGGTTATCCTTTTTATGCTGGTAATCTTTCCATCATATCTCTCAACGATTTTTTGGATGTCGGGGTTCTTCCTGAAGACATCTTCCGGACTAATATCAAACCTCGGATCGAGTGTCATCTTCGGTTCATCCAGCCGCAACCCGGGATCCGTCTCCACTCGGAATTTGACAAACCTTCCATAGTATTTTTGGAGCTCCATCTCGAGCTGCTTGATCTTCGCCGACGTCAACAAAGTATCAATACCGGAATCAGGAGGGAAAGTCAACTGCAGGATGCCGTCACTGACAAATTCCGCGTTGCCTTTCCTGAGCATCATCGAAAGCATGCCGTTGATCTGTGTGTAGCCGTCCAGAAATCCCTTCCATCCGGTGCCGGGTTTATCCGAGGGGGCTTTACTCCGCACTTCCTCATCGTCCCCGGCAGGTTTATTCAGAATCGGGCTTTTTTTTTCCGCCGGTGAAGACTCTCCCGACGATGTTCCATTAAAGAGATCCTTGGGAGGGGCGGATTCCTGTCGCGATGAAGAGATCTCCGAAAGTTTCTTGAGCACGTCAGCAAGAGTGGCGGTCGTGTCCATCCTGGCCAATCTCAGCAGAGCCATTTCGAGGAATATTCTCGGCTCGGCACCTTCTTTCAGTTGTTGTCTCAAGTCGGAGATTACCTGCACCATTCGAAGGATGTCGCTTTCGGAGAAATAGCCCTCTTGTGCAACGTACTTCTCGATGTAAAGGTCTGAGAGTTCGAGAAACTGGGATGGTTCCGGTACAGAGGCAGTGATCAAGAGATTTCTGAGATGCTCCTGAAAGTCGATCAGGAATTGTCCAATATCGGATCCGCTCTCAGTTAATTTCAAAACCTGCTCAAGTAGTGACCTGGTGTCGTGATTATGGATCGTCTCAGTTAGATTAAACAAGAGGTTTAGATCGACAAGACCGAGTGCATCGGAGATTAATTCAACAGTGACACCATCATTGGCGTAAGCCAGCACCTGCTCGAACAGCGACAGCGCGTCGCGCAGTGATCCATCACCTTTCCTGGCGATCAGCGCGAGGGCATCGTCGGTGATATTGATATTTTCTTTCTCGGCGGCGCTTCTAAGACTTTCCGTCAACTTGGTTAGTGGTATCCTCCTGAAATCGTAGCGCTGCGCCCGGGAGAGAATCGTCGCCGGCAGGTTGTGCGGTTCAGTAGTCGCAAACATGAAGACAACGTGTGCAGGAGGTTCTTCGAGAGTCTTGAGCAACGCATCGAACGCTGCGCCGGAAAGGCGGTGCACTTCATCGATTATATATATCTTGTACCTGCTTCCGGCAGGAGCGTAGCGGACATTCTCACGCAGATCGCGTATGGAATCGACACCTGTGTTCGACGCAGCATCGATTTCGATGACATCCATCGACGATGATGAAACGATCTCCCTGCAGTTGACGCATTTCAGGCACGGTTCCGCAGTCGGTCCCTCAACACAATTGAGGGCTTTCGCCAGGATTCGCGCAGTTGACGTCTTCCCAGTTCCTCTCGTGCCGCAGAAGATGTATGCGTGAGCGATTCGTCCCATCTGGACGGCCTTCTTCAGCGTCTCAGTGATATGCTCCTGCGCAACGATCTCGTCGAACGTCTGAGGGCGGAGTTTCCGTGCAAGTACCAGATATGTCACGAATTCGACAGCTCCATATTTGACCCGTGCACCCACCTCCGATCCCGCTGACCTAACAACGGTACGGCCAGTTAGCTCAGGTCAAGCTTCCCCGCATCACACTCAAAGACATGCTTACCGCTGCTTCCTTCCGGACCTGACGGGATTGGGCAGCCTCAAGTTGCACGGGACCTGACCGTCAACACCACTTAACCGGGCCGTGCAAGCTGCTGACGGACCTCGGGTGGGCATCAGTCCCGGTATAGCGGATTCCGGGTAACAGGGCACCGCTAGCTCCCCACTTAGCACGGGAATATTTTCGCGCGCCTTCAGCCTATGTGCTCGGCTCGGCGAATCATTACTCGCCATATAGCCGAAAACGAACAGACTGAATATAAGACTTTCGCACGGCGTGGGCAAGTGTCGGTTGCCTCAAGGTCTCGAAAAGATGGCTTTCACTCCCAGTTTCAGTCTGTCGCTGGAGCATTTTATCTTCTGCGCATGCCAGCGCAATCATATATGGTTGTACGGTTGCACTTTTTGTGAATCTGATTTGTCTTCGAAATCAGGCGATTTCGCCTTTCTGCGCCCGACAGCTCGATCTTCCATCACACAAATCCATGCGACCCCGTCAGTGTTTCGTAAGTGCTTGTCGCACTGTAAGTTCTTTCGGCACGTGTCAGTGACTGGATTCTGGCTGAAATGTGTTTAGGTTCGAGAAATTTCCTGCAAATCGGTTCATTAATTGCTGACTTCATAGCTAAGTATTGGGATTGATGCTGAAGAATACATATTAATAGTATATTCGAGTATTATCAGAAGGAGAGAGCACATGAAATTTATCTTGCTCACACTGGCTATTGTTAGCCTTCTCGCTTCGTCGGCGTTCGGCTTCACAGGTTGGCTTTCGACGCCATCAGGAGTGACTGGCACAGGAATCTGGGCTGACAACTTCAAGATATCCTGGGATGTCACTCAGCAGGGCAATGACTGGTATTACGAGTACTGGTTGACACAGACCAATAATGAGCCTCTGGTTGTAGGTGCTGTCAGTCACTGGCTGCTGGAAGTCTCACCCCGTACTGATACGGGAACAGACTTCTGGGGATTTAGTGGTGGAACAGAGGTGCAGGACAACTGGCAGACAGCGGCTGGGTTCACATTTGTCGGACGTGCTCTCAAGCTCGACTATGGTGCGACGCATTACTCATTCTATTCCAACCGCGCCCCGGTGTGGGGTGACTTCTTCGCGAAGGATGGCACCGCCGGAAACGACCAGGGGATCTTCAATTATGCCTGGAATACCGGTTTCTTTGATCCGGACCCGATGGATGCTCCATCCGATGGTTCGATCGGATATAAGATTCTGCGGCCGGATACGTATACTGAGGTTATCCCGGAACCGACCACTCTCGGACTTCTCGGATTGGGACTACTTGGTCTGGGCACCCGGTTACGCAAGAAATCCATGTAAGCTTTCTGACGTTGAAGAGCGGATATTCAAGGCGCTGATTTGATCAGCGCCTTTACTTTTTCTTATGATATTGAATCGTCTTAACTAAGAAGACCCTCGTTAGAGGGTCTGATATTTTGGTGGAGCAGAGCGGGCTCGAACCGCCGACCTGTACGTTGCGAACGTACCGCTCTCCCAGCTGAGCTACTGCCCCACGGCTGACCAATAATAAAGCGAGACCGGGACATTTACAAGAGAATTCTGCTCAACTTAGTGCGAGATCAATACACCAACAAGGTGTCGACAATCCAGCAAAGTGATCATTCGGAGCGCTCCAGCGGAGTGCCATCGGCCTTCCCGAAGACATACCAAGCCTGGTTTTCCGGACAGTGAGTCCTCGTGCGGCGGCGGCAAGTAATACGGATGAGCGACAGTGCGAGAAAGCTGACTCTTGATCTATTATTGCGATCTAAGGCGAGGATCTCCGAAGTTAGCCGCTGTAAGAGTCTTCTTGAGGCTGTCCTGAACTTCATCCCAGAATGTCTTCATGGAGCAATTGCTGAATCGGCTGCATCCACAATCGATGTCTGAGCCTGCGCACAGATTCACCTGAAGTGGACCTTCCATAGCTTCCACGACATCCAGGAAGGAAACTGTCTCTCTCGGTTTCGCGAGTTGGTAACCGCCGGTGACACCCTGAAATGACTTCAGGATTCCTGCTCTGGTAAGCTCTTTGAGAATCTTGGCGAGAAAGTCGCGAGGTATAGCTTCTGCTTCCGCGATCTCCGATATGGAGCTTTTCTTCTCCGGTTTCTGTCCTGCGATATACGCCAGTGCCCTGAGTGCGTAGTCGGATTTTCTTGAAATGTGCATAATTCCTCACTGCTTGAGACAACTTCTAGCTGTTTGCAATTCCAACATGGATAATACCGAACTCCAAACACCACCATTATAACCCGTTCAGTTTACGCATTTTCCTTTGCAACGCAAGGGAAAAATTCCTAATTGGAACCATTATCTACACATTGAACCGATCCCGATCTCTCCAGGTTCCCGGCAGGATTACCAGGTCGGTCCATCTGGGAAGGCAGACGATGCAACGGTTGCCAGTGTTCCAGCTAAGTCGTTAATATGGAATAGATTATAAGCGTGGGTGGTGGTGGGTGAGCTATAGTTGAGTTCTTCGCGGGTATCAGACGTCTGAGATACGAATCGGGTTGATCGCCGTCAGGATGAAATGCAATCCGGGATCAAATCTCTAAGGAGGGATCGCAAGTGAGAGTCAAGATTTGGGTTAAATCCTTGCATTCTGTCTATAATCTTCCCCGATGCATCGAACACAATGAGTGTTGGAATCGCGCGTATACCAAACCTGTTACCAAGAGCGCGACTCTGATCCAGCATTACATCGTAAGGCATTGGATATCGTGCAAGAAATCGCTCCACTTTATTCTGCGATTCACCGAGGTTAATAGCGATCACTTCCAGGCAATCGTGGCTCTTCAGACTTTCGTAGAATCGATCCAAGACGGGTATCTGTCTCTTGCACGGTCCGCACCATGAAGCCCAAAAATCGAGTATGACCACTTTGCCGGCGTAGTCGGAGATGGCAAAATCGGCGCCATCGACGATCCTTGGGTGTTCACCTTCGGTCGCGTCGGCGGAGGTGTTGGCTGTGGATGTCGCCTCATTGTCGGTATTCAACAGAAACTTGTACGCCAGGAAGAGCAGGACAAGCGCAGCTACAAGGATAGTGTATTTCTTCATTCTTCACCTCAGTTCGCTCATGATGTCATCGCCATCTTATTATAATCAATTTGCAGTGTCGACCGCAACAGGAGAAAACTCCGAATGAGACAAGGATGTCATACTGACACAATGAGGATTGCCTTAGTCATGAAGGGAGACTACTCGACCGAGAACTCTCCATCAGAAGAAGCGATGACGTCCTTGTAGTTGTTGGCAGCGAATTCGTTCAAGACTATGATAGCAATTCGTCGGTTGCCGGGGTTCCCTGGATCGTTTTCAAATCTCGGTTGATTGGCTGCGAATCCTCTGATTTCCTTGATCCGCGATTCATCCATGCCAGCGCTCAGCATAACGCGTCGCGCAGTATTAGCGCGATCGGCGGACAGCTCCCAGTTAGTGTAATTCGCACCATCCCGATACTTCTTGCTGTCAGTGTGACCTTCGATCACTACACTGTAGGAGAGTGTCGAGATTTCGGCGGAAATAGCATCCAGGATCGCCTGACCATCTATGCTCATCTCTGCAGATCCGCTCGCGAAGAATGACGATTTGTCATTGTTCTCTATCAGCAGTATCCTGAGGCCGTCAGGTGTGAGCTCGATATCGATCTGGTTTTTGAATCTTGTGAAGCTGCTCATAGACTCGAGCTTTTCGCCGATTCTCTTGCCGACATCTTTGAGACTCTTGAAGGTCTCTGCGGCTTTTTCTTGACGTTTCAGATCCTTTACGGGTTTGCTCCCGGACCCATCCTTGAACAGCCCTTTCTTTCCGGGAAGGACTCCCTCGGCGCCGGCTCCTGAGAGGCCGCCCGGGTCCCTGAAATATTGGGCGACATTTTCCTTGATTGAGTCATCAAGGCTGACAATCCACATGACCAGGAAGAATGCCATCATCGCGGTGACGAAATCCGCATAGGCTACTTTCCACGCCCCGCCGTGATGGCCGCCGTGGCCACCCTTCTTCTTCTTGATTATGATTGGCTGCTGATTGTTGTCCTGATTCTCGTCGACCATGACTCCGGTGCTTAGCCTTTCTTTTGTTTAGCTTCTCTGCAGGCGTCTTCGACTTCTTTAAATGTAGGCCGGACTTCCGGTGAGATACCTCGGCGTGCGAACTCGGCTACGAACGACGGAACATATCCTCGGTTGAATCCAAGCAATCCTTGTTTGAGGCACTTATAATAGCCGAGAGCCTCATTCGTCTTCTGCTCGATGTTGATTGTCAACGGCTGAACGAATCCGTAGGATGCGAGAATTCCAAGAAACGTGCCGACTAATGCCGCTCCGACCTTGTGTCCTATCACTTCGGGGGGACCATCGATAGCACCCATCGTGATAACGACACCGAGCACGGCGGCAACGATACCGAAACCGGGCAGCGCATCACCAACTTTGCTGAGTATGCCGGTCGGTGTTTCCTCTTCGCTGTGATGCGAATCCAGATCCAGGTCCATTATTTCATCAAGTTCGTGCCCCGGCACCGCTCCGGTTGTGATGCTGCGGACAGTGTCGCAGAAAAACGCGACAGCGAAATGGTCATTTATGAATCGTTTGTACTTGTTCAAGATTTCGCTTTCATCTGGTTTCTCAATGTGAACTTCCAGCGCGATGACGCCGTCTCGACGAGCTATATTGAAGATTTCGTACATCATCACGAGCAGCTCTATGTAATCACTTTTCTGTGGGCCGGACTTGGTAATGCTCAAAACCTGGTGAATCATCCTCTTCAGTGTTTTCAGGGGAGTTCCGATCAGGAGCATGCCCATAGCTGCGCCGCCGATAATTAGGAACTCGGCGGGCTGGTTAAGGGCGAGCGGATGTCCACCCTCCCATATGAAACCGCCTACTACAGCTCCGAGTACTACCAGAAAGCCTAGCAATGCGAGCATACTCAAGTCCTCTCGTGAAGAAGCAGTCCAAGCGTCAGTAGCATTATCGTCAACATTTCGACATTCCTTAACCGTTAAGCCACAAGCAGATCACAACCAGGCGCCGGAGACAGTTGCATAGCAGATCGTCAATAGTTTTTGTGCACGTAGCGCTCGGTTGTGCTTATCCAATATCTGACATTGGAGGTGCTCTCGATAAAGAGATCGACCAAATTCCGAATTTTAGGCGGGCATGTCTACTTTGAGGCAGATGACACGAGAATGTGCACGCCTGTTGTCTGGCCAGGGGTATATTCGAAACCTTTGAAGTCGGGTGAATCCTCGTTATGGCATCCCAGGCAAGCTGTTTCGCCGGCGACTACCAGGCCGAGTTCAATCGCTTTGCCAAGGTCCTTCATTACTCGCATTTTGCGATATTCGGATCCGGGCCCGTGGCACGACTCGCACTCGACATTCTCAATCAATGTGCCGTCAGCCTTGATGCCGGTCGAGTGGCAGCGGATGCATTCGGGGCTGGTTGGCTGGTCGCCCTCAAGAAGCGTTATCGCCCTGGCATGTTTTGTGCCTCTCCACGATTCGTAGATCTCGAAGTGACACAATCTGCATTTTTGGGCACCGACGTATTCCAAATCTGGTGCCTCCATGCTGTCAGCGGCGATCAACACAGCGGTGAAGAAGTGATCTGTCTCCGGGTTGTTGTGGCCCAAAAGTGCGAAAGAGAGAAGCGTTGCAACAGTCAGAATGACAAGAAGCGATGTGATGCCAAATGCTTTAGACAAAGCGAATCCTCAATCAAAGTTGTGCGATAAGTCATCGGTGGCGAGAATTGCATTGTATCGGACTCGCCACGGTGCCTCGCTCGGGGTGAATATATCTCTCGGCAGGACTCTGTCAAGATTAAACGGTCAGATTTGCATTGCGATTACAATCGATCTTATTTATTATCATCGTTACTGAATAAGTTGACGAAAGGAAACTTCTGGAGACACCACTAATCACGTCCCCGACCGGCATTCTCGCAATCCTTGCAGGCGTCTGTTCGTTCTTTTTCATGCTGGAGAAGAAGACCGGTTGGAAGATATTCAATTTCTTTCCTCCTCTGATTTTCATCTATATGATTCCTGCGGTATTGTCGAATACCGGTGTGATGACTAATGACTCTCCAGTGTATGGCTGGATGAGCGATTTGTTGCTGCCGCTGTTTCTGACCATCATGCTGCTCGATGTCGACGTAAAGGGAGCCGTAAGGGTAATGGGGAGAGGGATCTTTGTCATGTTGCTCGGCACCGTCGGAGTCATTGTCGGCGCACCGATCGGCTACTTCTGCGTCAAGTCCGCGCTCGATCCGGAAGCGTGGCGCGGATTCGGAACTCTCGCCGGAAGCTGGATCGGAGGAACCGGCAATATGGCGGCTGTCAACGAGGCTTTGAAGACAATTCAGGGTGTCGATCCGTCGATTGCCGAACAGATTGCTGCCAAGAACTATGGACTTGCCGCTATCGCCGACAATATGGTTTATCTCATTTGGTTGCCGATCATGCTCGGTTCCAAGAACCTGGCCAAACGATTCAATAAGTTTACCGGAGTTAGTCAGAAACGGCTCGATGATATGCATGCTGCCGCGGGCGAGCTGAGCACCGACAAGGGAAAAGTGGAGATGAGGCATATTCTCTATCTCCTCTTCTTCGGACTTGCGGTGACATTTGTCGCGAGTTCTCTTGCAGGCGTGCTGCCTACCAAATCTCCTATCCTCACAGCCAGCACATGGAAGATACTCCTCGTAACTTCGTTGGCCTTGCTGCTGTCTCTGACCAGAGCGAGGAAAATCCCCGGATCGCATCCTCTCGCCATGGCTCTGGTCTATCTGTTTGTGGCCAAAATGGGAGGAAGCGCCGATATTTCCGGACTCGCGGAAGATGCACCATGGTTCGTTGCGGGAGCATATATCTGGATATTCATTCACGGAGTATTCTGCCTGCTCGGGGCGAAGATCTTTAAAGTTGATGTTCATACAGTCGCGATTGCGTCGGCCGCTAACATCGGAGGCGCTGCATCTGCGCCAATAGTAGCCGCATACCATAATGAGGCGCTCGTACCCGTCAGCATTCTGATGGCGCTGATTGGTTATGCAATCGGCAACTACGGTGCACTTGCCGCCGCATGGCTGTGCTCACTCGTTGCGTAGCGATTGTCCTCGACCCCATTCGATCCAACTTCTGTAGATAGTTCATTGACATCTTTAGGTGCTTGTGGCAGCTTTGGTGACCCGTCGAAATGTGCGGCGGGAATGTATCCGGTGTGGGAGGAACTAAAGATGAGTCACACTGCTCGTTCCTGATTCCCGAGAATTAGCAAGTCAATGTTTCCGTAACACTGCATGCACCTCCGCATGCTGTTCCGGCGGGTTATCGACATGCTTATGTACCGGGCCGAGACCTTCCCAATGATAGACAGCATCGAAGCCGTCGAACAGTTTAAGAATTTCATTCGGTTCCAGAAATGTTCTCACGCCACCTGAAGTGGTGATGAATGAATTCGTGCCGATCTGCTTCTCTTTCGAGAAGCGCTCGTACGATGGATCATCTTTTCTGAATGCGAGCACGAAGACGAGACCGTCATCGGTTAGCCATTTGTGAATTTTGTGGATGAGGAAAGATATATCCTCCCATCTAAGGAGCTGGATGATTCCAAACAGCAGGATTGCGGAATAGTATCCATCCTCAACTCGAAGGTCCTCAAAGCTCACATTGCATGGGTTGATCAGGAGGTTTTGCTTTCTTGCGCGGCTTGCGAGATGCTCGACTGCCACATACGAAGTGTCGATTGCGTCAACATTGAAACCTTGTCCGGCGAGGAAGAGTGAATTGCGCCCCTGCCCGGCGCCGATATCGAGCACCGGCTTGCTTCTATTGATTAGTCGGCAGTGATTCTCAAGCATCTCATCCGGCTTATCACCGAAATAGTTAGAATGCTCGCTATATATGCTATTGTACTGCTTCTCCTGCAAGTTTCATACTCCTAATCCTCACTCGATCGTTGCGGCAGACGCGTGTACCTGCCGCAAATGAAATGTTCGAAAGCAGCCGTTACATTCACACCGTCTGGTAGACCACTTTGCCGTCGACAATTGTCATGATTGCACGACCGGTCAATCGTCTGCCATGGTACGGGCTGTTGCGCGATTTGGACTTGAACTTCTTGACATTTACCTGCCATGATCGTTCCGGATCTATCACGGTAATATCCGCTGGATATCCTTTTTTCAGCGTTCCCATCTCCAGCTTCATGATTTTCGCCGGATTTGCAGACATCTTCTCGATCAGGTCGGACCAGCTGAGGAGACCCGGCTTGACGAGATGTGTGACCGCGAGGCCGAGTGCAGTTTCGAGGCCGATTATTCCGTTGGGAGCAAGATCGAACTCTACATCCTTCTCTTCGATTGAATGCGGCGCATGATCGGTCGCAATGCAGTCGATTGTGCCGTCCTGCAATCCGGCAATCACTCCTTCGACATCAGCTTTGGTGCGCAGCGGCGGATTCATTTTGAGATTGGTGTCGAATCGTTCAGCGATCAGATCATCGGTGAGCGTAAAGTGATGCGGCGTGACTTCCGCCGTCACTGCGATATTTCTACGCTTGCCCTCACGGAGCAGCTCAACCGATCCTCTCGTAGAAACGTGCGCAATGTGAAGCCTCGACTTTGTGTAATCAGCCAAAAGCATATCGCGGGTGATGCAAATCTCTTCCGATATCGACGGATTTCCTTTTATGCCGAGCGTGGTCGAAGTGTATCCCTCGTTCATGTGAGTGCCGCCTGACAGAGAATTATCCTCAGCATGCGAAATGACTGCGATATCGAACATCCGCGCATAATCGAGAGCGCGCTTCATGACGACCGCGCTGCTCACCGGGGAGCCATCGTCAGAGATTGCAACCGCACCTGCGTTGACCAAATCACCCACCTCAGAGAGTTGCTCGCCCTTGCGCTCCTTTGTGACGGCGGCAATGGGGAAAACCTTGACCGGCGCATTGGCTGCGCGATCGAGAATGAACTGCACAGTTTCCTGATTGTCAATCGGTGGTGATGTGTTCGGCATGCAGCAGATCGCAGTGAATCCACCGGCAGCGGCAGCTTCGGCGCCCGTGACGACTGTCTCCTCATCCTCGCGACCCGGTTCTCTCAGATGGACGTGGATATCAATCAGCCCGGGAGTGACCATGAATCCTTCTACCCAGATGCACTCGCCAGCTTTGTATTTCTTCACATCTTTCTTTGCCAGCAGAGAGCCTGTTTCGATCTTCTTCACTTTTCCGTTCTCGATATATACATCAGCCTTGCAATCCAGATTCGCTTGGGGATCAATTACCCGGCCGCCGGCTATTACTTTCAGATTTGACTCATTCATCTTCTTTTGCTCCTCCTCCCTTGATGAGGTACAGCACGGCCATTCGTACCGCAACGCCGTTTGTAACTTGAGTGAGAATGACCGAATCGTCGGCGTCTGCGACCTCTGATGA containing:
- a CDS encoding GYD domain-containing protein, with protein sequence MKTFMLMTKLSPEVAAKIKDRETIGKSWLEQVREKCPEVKFLAHYALLGSYDFCDIYEAPDEETAAKVSMISMANGAFSAESWIAIPYKRIVELAGEI
- the recR gene encoding recombination mediator RecR, which encodes MFKSAQSVEKLIGELSKLPGIGRKTAQRLTFWILKMKKEDARSLARAIVDVKEKIVRCSICSNITETDPCAICTDPKRDNTTICVVEEANDILAIEKSGEYRGLYHVLQGALSPLDGIGPEQLRFKEFVSRLKDEIKEVIIATNPNVEGEATAVYVSRLVKPLKIRVTRIARGLPIGSDIEYADQNTLTKALQGRQDF
- a CDS encoding YbaB/EbfC family nucleoid-associated protein; the protein is MGKGLGDMMKQVQKMQAKMEEIQAELEEERIEGTSGGGMVKVIANGKQEIVQVKIEKEVVDPEDVEMLEDLIVAAVNQAQQNAQELAAEKMAAITGGMKIPGMNLPF
- the dnaX gene encoding DNA polymerase III subunit gamma/tau, with translation MGARVKYGAVEFVTYLVLARKLRPQTFDEIVAQEHITETLKKAVQMGRIAHAYIFCGTRGTGKTSTARILAKALNCVEGPTAEPCLKCVNCREIVSSSSMDVIEIDAASNTGVDSIRDLRENVRYAPAGSRYKIYIIDEVHRLSGAAFDALLKTLEEPPAHVVFMFATTEPHNLPATILSRAQRYDFRRIPLTKLTESLRSAAEKENINITDDALALIARKGDGSLRDALSLFEQVLAYANDGVTVELISDALGLVDLNLLFNLTETIHNHDTRSLLEQVLKLTESGSDIGQFLIDFQEHLRNLLITASVPEPSQFLELSDLYIEKYVAQEGYFSESDILRMVQVISDLRQQLKEGAEPRIFLEMALLRLARMDTTATLADVLKKLSEISSSRQESAPPKDLFNGTSSGESSPAEKKSPILNKPAGDDEEVRSKAPSDKPGTGWKGFLDGYTQINGMLSMMLRKGNAEFVSDGILQLTFPPDSGIDTLLTSAKIKQLEMELQKYYGRFVKFRVETDPGLRLDEPKMTLDPRFDISPEDVFRKNPDIQKIVERYDGKITSIKRITPKGANNG
- a CDS encoding PEP-CTERM sorting domain-containing protein, whose product is MKFILLTLAIVSLLASSAFGFTGWLSTPSGVTGTGIWADNFKISWDVTQQGNDWYYEYWLTQTNNEPLVVGAVSHWLLEVSPRTDTGTDFWGFSGGTEVQDNWQTAAGFTFVGRALKLDYGATHYSFYSNRAPVWGDFFAKDGTAGNDQGIFNYAWNTGFFDPDPMDAPSDGSIGYKILRPDTYTEVIPEPTTLGLLGLGLLGLGTRLRKKSM
- a CDS encoding Rrf2 family transcriptional regulator; amino-acid sequence: MHISRKSDYALRALAYIAGQKPEKKSSISEIAEAEAIPRDFLAKILKELTRAGILKSFQGVTGGYQLAKPRETVSFLDVVEAMEGPLQVNLCAGSDIDCGCSRFSNCSMKTFWDEVQDSLKKTLTAANFGDPRLRSQ
- a CDS encoding TlpA family protein disulfide reductase; this encodes MKKYTILVAALVLLFLAYKFLLNTDNEATSTANTSADATEGEHPRIVDGADFAISDYAGKVVILDFWASWCGPCKRQIPVLDRFYESLKSHDCLEVIAINLGESQNKVERFLARYPMPYDVMLDQSRALGNRFGIRAIPTLIVFDASGKIIDRMQGFNPNLDSHLRSLLRDLIPDCISS
- a CDS encoding OmpA family protein, producing the protein MVDENQDNNQQPIIIKKKKGGHGGHHGGAWKVAYADFVTAMMAFFLVMWIVSLDDSIKENVAQYFRDPGGLSGAGAEGVLPGKKGLFKDGSGSKPVKDLKRQEKAAETFKSLKDVGKRIGEKLESMSSFTRFKNQIDIELTPDGLRILLIENNDKSSFFASGSAEMSIDGQAILDAISAEISTLSYSVVIEGHTDSKKYRDGANYTNWELSADRANTARRVMLSAGMDESRIKEIRGFAANQPRFENDPGNPGNRRIAIIVLNEFAANNYKDVIASSDGEFSVE
- the motA gene encoding flagellar motor stator protein MotA, whose translation is MLALLGFLVVLGAVVGGFIWEGGHPLALNQPAEFLIIGGAAMGMLLIGTPLKTLKRMIHQVLSITKSGPQKSDYIELLVMMYEIFNIARRDGVIALEVHIEKPDESEILNKYKRFINDHFAVAFFCDTVRSITTGAVPGHELDEIMDLDLDSHHSEEETPTGILSKVGDALPGFGIVAAVLGVVITMGAIDGPPEVIGHKVGAALVGTFLGILASYGFVQPLTINIEQKTNEALGYYKCLKQGLLGFNRGYVPSFVAEFARRGISPEVRPTFKEVEDACREAKQKKG
- a CDS encoding cytochrome c3 family protein, with protein sequence MSKAFGITSLLVILTVATLLSFALLGHNNPETDHFFTAVLIAADSMEAPDLEYVGAQKCRLCHFEIYESWRGTKHARAITLLEGDQPTSPECIRCHSTGIKADGTLIENVECESCHGPGSEYRKMRVMKDLGKAIELGLVVAGETACLGCHNEDSPDFKGFEYTPGQTTGVHILVSSASK